In the Methanothrix sp. genome, one interval contains:
- a CDS encoding ATP-dependent helicase: MDHSDDEILSLFDDTVREWWIRSFGGRERMFTPPQRLAVPLIHAGKSVLISSPTGSGKTLSAFISIINSLFILSRTDGLENSVYCLYISPLRSLANDIHRNLERPLAEIQEIAAEQGIEAVEIRHAIRHGDVSSSDRAKMLRKTPHILNTTPESLALLLNSPRFREKLRTVRWVIVDEIHSLAGSKRGVHLSLSLERLEELKRETGGDSFVRIGCSATIEPLREVAAFLGGVGREVEIIDTRFSRKFDLRLICPVPDLISTTPGELSRALYETLDELIQSHRNTLIFTNTRNGAERILYNLRARYPDRYNESNSGCHHGSMGKTSRLDVEERLKSGDLRVVTSSTSLELGIDMPHLDLVLQIGSPKSVAALLQRIGRAGHSLDQVVKGRVVVLDRDELIECAVMLGCAREGFVDRIHIPRNCLDVLCQHILGMALERRWRIEDALRIIRRSYCYRDLSEGDLRSVMSYLAGAYADLEERNIYAKIWYDPATGEFGKRGRNSRMIYMLNMGTIPDEFSCDVVTRDGRWVGNLDEKYLERLSKGDVFVLGGRSYAFRYRRGGKIYVDPTGERPTIPSWFSEKLPLSFDLGLRVLQFRAHMLDLIRGADEEVVVQHLLEMLPIDENSARSIYQIFEQQIRYLGEDSVSTDRRIVVEETLSRGRRVYYFMTNYGLKFNDGFSRMIAYLISREGRSNVLVSIADTGFMLSIAEGSRADPITALRSIRPEMCEDLLRRAVENTNLLKRVFRINATRFFMILRNYMGHRKSARRQQVSADMLIGLAKRLEDFAVLKESYREIIEDKFELDNMNSVVAAINTGDIEIVRKISPSPGPMAFGIASIGAPDVVLAQDRLALLKEFQRRVMERIAGESAA, translated from the coding sequence ATGGATCACTCAGACGATGAGATACTCTCTCTGTTCGATGATACGGTCAGGGAATGGTGGATCAGAAGCTTTGGCGGCCGGGAGAGGATGTTCACACCGCCCCAGAGGCTCGCAGTGCCCCTGATCCACGCGGGAAAGAGCGTGCTCATAAGCTCACCAACTGGATCGGGCAAGACGCTGTCCGCCTTCATCTCCATAATAAACAGCCTCTTCATACTCTCCAGAACAGACGGGCTCGAGAACAGCGTGTACTGCCTCTACATATCGCCGCTGAGATCGCTGGCCAATGACATACACAGAAACCTGGAGCGCCCCCTGGCTGAGATACAGGAGATCGCTGCAGAGCAGGGAATAGAGGCGGTGGAGATCAGGCACGCCATCAGGCATGGGGATGTATCATCATCAGACAGGGCGAAGATGCTCAGAAAGACCCCGCACATACTGAACACAACGCCTGAGAGCCTGGCGTTGCTGCTGAACTCACCGCGCTTCAGGGAGAAGCTCAGGACCGTCAGGTGGGTCATAGTCGACGAGATACACTCGCTTGCAGGCTCCAAGAGGGGCGTTCACCTCTCGCTCAGCCTGGAGCGGCTGGAGGAGCTCAAAAGGGAGACAGGCGGGGATAGCTTTGTGAGGATCGGCTGCTCCGCGACCATCGAGCCGCTCCGGGAGGTCGCGGCATTTCTCGGTGGTGTGGGCAGAGAGGTTGAGATCATCGACACCAGGTTCTCCAGAAAGTTCGATCTAAGGCTGATATGCCCGGTGCCCGATCTAATCTCCACGACTCCGGGAGAGCTCAGCCGGGCGCTGTACGAGACTCTGGATGAGCTCATACAGTCACACAGAAACACGCTCATATTCACAAATACCAGGAACGGGGCCGAGCGGATACTCTACAACCTCAGGGCCAGGTATCCGGATCGATACAACGAGAGCAACTCAGGGTGCCATCACGGCTCAATGGGGAAGACGAGCAGGCTGGATGTTGAGGAGAGGCTGAAATCAGGGGATCTGAGGGTTGTGACCTCTTCCACATCACTGGAACTCGGGATAGACATGCCACATCTGGATCTCGTCCTCCAGATAGGGTCGCCGAAGTCTGTGGCTGCTCTGCTCCAGAGGATAGGGAGAGCAGGCCACAGCCTCGATCAGGTGGTCAAGGGGAGGGTCGTTGTTCTTGACAGGGACGAGCTCATAGAGTGCGCGGTGATGCTCGGATGCGCAAGAGAGGGATTTGTGGACAGGATACACATACCCAGAAACTGTCTTGATGTTCTTTGCCAGCACATCCTCGGCATGGCCCTGGAGCGGCGATGGCGGATCGAGGATGCGCTGAGGATCATAAGAAGATCGTACTGCTACAGGGACCTCAGCGAGGGAGATCTGAGGTCTGTCATGAGCTATCTCGCGGGTGCCTATGCCGATCTGGAGGAGAGAAATATCTATGCGAAGATCTGGTACGACCCTGCGACGGGTGAGTTCGGCAAACGCGGCAGGAACTCCAGGATGATATACATGCTCAACATGGGGACGATACCGGACGAGTTCTCCTGCGATGTCGTCACAAGAGATGGGAGGTGGGTCGGGAACCTGGATGAGAAATACCTGGAGCGGCTCTCAAAGGGCGATGTGTTCGTCCTTGGCGGCAGATCGTATGCATTCAGATACAGGCGTGGCGGAAAGATCTACGTTGATCCCACCGGAGAGCGTCCTACGATACCGAGCTGGTTCTCTGAGAAACTACCACTGTCATTTGATCTCGGCCTGAGGGTGCTTCAGTTCAGGGCTCACATGCTCGATCTCATCAGGGGAGCTGATGAGGAGGTGGTTGTTCAGCACCTCCTCGAGATGCTCCCGATAGACGAGAACAGCGCCAGGAGCATTTACCAGATATTCGAGCAGCAGATCAGGTACCTCGGAGAGGATTCCGTCTCGACCGACAGGCGCATCGTTGTGGAGGAGACCCTCTCGCGAGGGAGAAGGGTGTACTACTTCATGACCAACTATGGGCTGAAATTCAACGATGGATTCAGCAGGATGATCGCATACCTCATTTCAAGGGAGGGCAGGAGCAACGTTCTGGTATCGATCGCGGACACAGGCTTCATGCTCTCAATCGCTGAGGGTTCGAGGGCAGATCCCATTACAGCTCTAAGATCAATCAGGCCTGAGATGTGCGAGGATCTGCTCAGGAGAGCGGTCGAGAACACAAACCTCCTGAAGAGGGTGTTCAGGATAAACGCCACCAGGTTCTTCATGATCCTGAGGAACTACATGGGGCACAGGAAGAGCGCTAGAAGGCAGCAGGTATCCGCGGACATGCTCATAGGTCTCGCAAAGCGGCTCGAGGACTTCGCGGTCCTGAAGGAGAGCTACCGCGAGATCATCGAGGACAAGTTCGAGCTTGATAACATGAATAGCGTTGTGGCAGCAATAAACACCGGGGATATAGAGATCGTGAGAAAGATAAGCCCGTCGCCTGGCCCGATGGCATTCGGAATAGCGTCCATTGGAGCTCCTGATGTCGTTCTTGCGCAGGATAGGCTTGCGCTTCTGAAGGAGTTCCAGAGAAGGGTGATGGAGAGGATCGCGGGAGAGAGCGCAGCGTGA
- a CDS encoding adenylosuccinate synthase has translation MFTIITGAQFGDEGKGKIVDLLAEKYDIIARFQGGDNAGHTVKVGDKTYKLHLVPSGVLFNKRLLIGPGVVLNPKILWGELQALWGEGMKVDLGIDPKTSIIMPYHIEMDALREKARTAKIGTTRRGIGYAYIDKIAREEVQMADITDPEMLRKKLEEIAPAKEAAIREMGGDPSVVRDEAQLSEYLEIGRSLRNNLTDVSLEINRALDEERMVLAEGAQGSFLDVIHGTQKFVTSSFTTAGSACANLGVGPVRVDNVVGVVKAYITRVGEGPLPTELRDETGARLREAGGEYGTTTGRPRRCGWFDAVLGRKAVYLNGYTELALTKLDVLTGLRRIKICVAYELDGEILEYPPESTSELERCVPVYEEMEGWSESISDALDYNDLPQNARAYVERIQELMDVDIAAISVGPAREQTIYME, from the coding sequence ATGTTCACGATAATCACAGGTGCACAGTTTGGTGATGAGGGAAAGGGCAAGATTGTCGATCTGCTTGCTGAAAAGTATGATATCATTGCGCGCTTTCAGGGCGGAGATAACGCGGGGCACACAGTGAAGGTGGGGGATAAAACATACAAGCTCCATCTGGTGCCCAGCGGCGTTCTTTTCAACAAAAGACTTCTGATAGGTCCGGGCGTGGTGCTCAACCCGAAGATCCTCTGGGGAGAGCTCCAGGCGCTCTGGGGCGAGGGCATGAAGGTCGATCTCGGAATAGATCCCAAGACGAGCATAATAATGCCCTACCACATAGAGATGGACGCCCTGAGGGAAAAGGCCAGGACAGCAAAGATCGGCACCACCAGGCGCGGTATAGGGTATGCGTATATCGATAAGATCGCGCGCGAGGAGGTGCAGATGGCCGACATCACAGATCCGGAGATGCTGAGAAAGAAGCTGGAGGAGATAGCGCCGGCGAAGGAAGCTGCGATAAGGGAGATGGGAGGAGATCCGTCTGTCGTGAGGGACGAGGCTCAGCTGAGCGAGTACCTGGAGATCGGCAGGTCTCTCAGGAACAACCTCACAGACGTCTCGCTTGAGATAAACAGGGCGCTCGACGAGGAGAGGATGGTGCTTGCAGAGGGCGCGCAGGGATCATTCCTGGATGTGATCCACGGCACGCAGAAGTTCGTCACATCGAGCTTCACAACAGCAGGCAGCGCCTGTGCCAACCTCGGCGTTGGTCCGGTGCGCGTCGATAATGTTGTGGGCGTTGTGAAGGCGTACATCACACGCGTGGGCGAGGGGCCGCTGCCCACCGAGCTCAGGGACGAGACAGGAGCCAGGCTCAGGGAGGCTGGCGGGGAGTATGGAACAACGACCGGAAGGCCGAGGCGCTGCGGCTGGTTCGACGCGGTTCTGGGAAGAAAGGCGGTTTACCTGAACGGATACACCGAGCTCGCTCTGACAAAGCTGGATGTGCTCACCGGCCTCAGGCGAATAAAGATCTGTGTCGCATACGAGCTCGATGGTGAGATACTGGAATACCCGCCGGAGAGCACCTCGGAGCTTGAGAGATGTGTCCCCGTGTACGAGGAGATGGAGGGCTGGTCTGAGAGCATAAGCGATGCCCTCGACTACAACGACCTGCCACAGAACGCGAGGGCGTATGTGGAGAGGATACAGGAGCTCATGGATGTGGATATAGCTGCGATATCGGTCGGGCCTGCGAGGGAGCAGACCATCTACATGGAGTGA
- the pyrE gene encoding orotate phosphoribosyltransferase, with translation MSELREQLLILIKEMALEIGTVVLSSGRTSDYYVDLRRMVLTPRGAYLTAKLLLDLVRPEVSAIGGMTLGADPIISSMIVVGHMEGRNLCGLIVRKEPKKHGKRRFIEGPALEPGARVAVVDDVVTTGRSLLRSIEHIEEAGYRPVQALAVLDRMEGGREALRDAGFELESLFTRDDLGIAPSDHSM, from the coding sequence ATGTCAGAGCTCAGGGAGCAGCTTCTCATCCTGATAAAAGAGATGGCGCTTGAGATCGGCACAGTGGTTCTCTCATCCGGCCGCACCAGCGACTACTACGTAGACCTGAGAAGGATGGTCCTCACACCACGGGGAGCGTATCTGACAGCAAAACTTCTCCTCGATCTCGTCAGACCAGAGGTCAGTGCCATCGGAGGGATGACGCTGGGGGCAGATCCGATCATATCCTCCATGATTGTGGTCGGCCATATGGAGGGAAGGAATCTATGCGGCCTGATAGTGAGAAAGGAGCCGAAGAAGCACGGCAAGAGGAGGTTCATCGAGGGGCCGGCTCTGGAGCCGGGCGCGAGGGTTGCGGTCGTCGATGATGTCGTGACAACGGGGAGATCACTCCTCAGATCGATCGAGCACATCGAGGAGGCGGGCTACAGGCCGGTCCAGGCCCTCGCGGTCCTGGACAGGATGGAGGGGGGAAGAGAAGCTCTGAGGGATGCAGGATTCGAGCTCGAGTCGCTCTTCACAAGAGACGACCTCGGCATCGCTCCGAGCGATCACTCCATGTAG
- the ilvE gene encoding branched-chain-amino-acid transaminase, with protein sequence MSIVYVNGSFVPREEAVVSVFDHGLLYGDGVFEGIRAYGGRVFRLEAHVRRLYDSAQAIMLDIPMTQEEMCEAILETLRRNNLRDAYIRPVVTRGVGDLGLDPRKCSKPTVIIIAVRWDAMYGNLYEVGLNAITVTIRRNSPAALPPNIKSLNYLNNILAKIEANIKGGDEAIFLDAEGTISEGSGDNIFVVRDGRIHTPPTLNNLKGITREVVLELASRNGIPVHETRLGLFDLYTAEEVFVTGTAAEIAPVSRIDGRVIGNGRPGPVTKLLMKLFRECTESEGTPIYREDVEVAARK encoded by the coding sequence ATGAGCATCGTTTACGTCAACGGCAGCTTCGTCCCGAGAGAGGAGGCTGTGGTCTCCGTCTTCGACCACGGTCTTCTTTATGGAGATGGGGTCTTCGAGGGCATTCGCGCATACGGAGGCAGGGTCTTCAGGCTCGAGGCGCATGTCAGGCGCCTCTACGATTCAGCGCAGGCCATAATGCTCGATATACCGATGACGCAGGAGGAGATGTGCGAGGCGATACTCGAGACCCTGCGGAGAAACAATCTGAGAGACGCGTACATCAGGCCTGTGGTCACCAGGGGCGTTGGCGACCTGGGCCTCGATCCGAGAAAGTGCTCAAAGCCCACTGTCATCATAATAGCGGTCAGATGGGACGCGATGTACGGCAACCTCTACGAGGTCGGCCTGAACGCGATCACAGTCACCATCAGAAGGAACTCGCCTGCAGCGCTCCCGCCGAACATAAAGTCTCTGAACTACCTGAACAACATCCTCGCGAAGATAGAGGCCAATATAAAAGGAGGGGATGAGGCGATATTCCTGGACGCTGAGGGCACGATCTCAGAGGGCAGCGGCGACAACATATTCGTGGTCAGAGACGGCAGGATCCACACCCCGCCGACTCTGAACAATCTGAAGGGCATAACCAGAGAGGTCGTGCTGGAGCTCGCAAGCAGGAACGGAATACCGGTTCATGAGACCAGGCTCGGGCTCTTTGATCTCTACACCGCGGAGGAGGTCTTCGTTACGGGGACCGCAGCTGAGATAGCTCCTGTCTCCAGGATCGACGGCAGGGTGATAGGGAACGGCAGGCCCGGACCTGTGACAAAGCTCCTGATGAAGCTCTTCAGGGAATGCACAGAGTCAGAGGGCACCCCGATATACAGAGAGGATGTTGAGGTCGCTGCCCGGAAGTGA
- the ribH gene encoding 6,7-dimethyl-8-ribityllumazine synthase produces the protein MVRLGFVVSEFNRDITYQMELLGREHARFLGAEVVQTIMVPGVYDMPLAVRKLLKSDEIDAVVAIGCVIQGETAHDEIVAQHAARKLMDLSLEFDKPVTLGISGPRMSRPDAHKRVDYGKRAVEAAVKLVRRLRGE, from the coding sequence ATGGTACGACTTGGTTTCGTGGTTTCAGAGTTCAATAGGGATATAACATACCAGATGGAGCTCCTCGGGAGGGAGCATGCGCGATTTCTCGGCGCTGAGGTTGTCCAGACGATAATGGTTCCCGGGGTCTACGACATGCCGCTGGCTGTCAGAAAGCTCCTGAAGAGCGACGAGATAGATGCTGTTGTGGCGATCGGATGTGTGATCCAGGGCGAGACCGCGCATGACGAGATCGTCGCCCAGCATGCTGCAAGAAAGCTCATGGACCTCTCGCTGGAGTTCGACAAGCCCGTCACGCTCGGCATCAGCGGCCCGAGGATGTCCAGGCCGGATGCCCACAAGCGCGTCGATTACGGCAAGCGCGCGGTCGAGGCAGCCGTCAAGCTGGTCAGGCGCCTGAGGGGGGAGTGA